One region of Hoeflea sp. 108 genomic DNA includes:
- a CDS encoding low molecular weight protein tyrosine phosphatase family protein has translation MKNVLFVCSQNKLRSPTAEQIFSGRRDIEVESAGTNHDAENPLTAELVAWADIIFVMEKAHRAKLQQKFRKALKARVVCLDIPDDYAFMAPALVGLLEERVSKHLH, from the coding sequence GTGAAGAACGTTCTCTTCGTCTGCAGCCAGAACAAGTTGCGCAGCCCGACGGCCGAGCAGATATTTTCCGGTCGCCGCGACATCGAGGTCGAGTCAGCCGGCACCAACCACGACGCAGAGAACCCGCTGACTGCGGAGCTGGTTGCCTGGGCCGATATCATCTTTGTCATGGAAAAGGCCCACCGCGCCAAGCTGCAGCAAAAGTTCCGCAAGGCGCTTAAGGCGCGTGTCGTCTGCCTGGACATCCCCGACGACTACGCCTTCATGGCACCGGCGCTGGTCGGTCTGCTGGAAGAGCGGGTTTCAAAGCACCTGCACTGA